In the genome of Leptospira inadai serovar Lyme str. 10, one region contains:
- the tnpA gene encoding IS66 family insertion sequence element accessory protein TnpA, with amino-acid sequence MSKARKSREEYIAEYQESGLSQKAYCEESGISVSTLGYWLRHSKEKVKTAGSEKRLVPINLGSLEASKGVEIKISRSGEINITIQGK; translated from the coding sequence ATGAGCAAAGCAAGAAAGAGTCGGGAAGAATATATAGCAGAATATCAAGAAAGCGGCTTGAGCCAGAAGGCTTACTGCGAAGAGTCGGGAATCAGCGTAAGCACGTTAGGTTATTGGCTTCGTCATAGCAAAGAGAAAGTGAAAACGGCAGGCTCTGAGAAAAGGCTCGTGCCAATAAACTTAGGAAGTTTAGAGGCGAGTAAAGGTGTGGAAATAAAAATAAGCCGGAGTGGAGAAATAAACATAACGATACAAGGGAAATAG
- a CDS encoding MAPEG family protein, translating into MQNHLILFPVGALGFLTFFVLLLIPIRRFKAAILGKVTAKDFKYGESKRVPSWVSIPNRNYMNLLEAPMLFYVICTILYVANSVNLTNLVLAWAYVILRILHSLVHLTFNHLFCRLGLFTASTIILASMWVLFFLTFL; encoded by the coding sequence ATGCAAAATCATTTAATTCTATTTCCGGTGGGAGCTCTAGGCTTTCTTACTTTTTTCGTACTGTTACTCATTCCTATCCGACGGTTTAAAGCGGCGATTTTAGGAAAAGTCACTGCGAAAGATTTTAAATACGGAGAGTCCAAAAGAGTTCCTTCTTGGGTGTCCATTCCGAACCGGAATTATATGAATTTATTGGAAGCGCCGATGCTATTTTACGTGATTTGCACGATTCTGTACGTTGCGAATTCCGTAAATCTTACGAATCTTGTTTTGGCCTGGGCGTACGTAATTTTACGAATCTTGCATAGTCTCGTTCACTTAACGTTTAATCATCTTTTTTGTCGCTTGGGTTTGTTCACAGCGAGTACAATCATATTAGCGTCGATGTGGGTCTTATTTTTTCTCACATTCCTATAA
- a CDS encoding LIC_12337 family protein, translating into MKLKIITTLVVIFFALGFSVHLTRQNQSSGIVIKIPDLEKLDAVLKTMATGEPHFVTSQSSWKIVLDGPGKVEATTASDWEAVRQSATWANGNSTMADQIIMALKKTGVLNNSGSFQSTTNLNGVPFKIKLQTGAACGTSCQNISSSAYTGTKNFLNRFKIWRASDGQDALELLFDDVSTPNTTNGVLLTYRIGVLNSTLSDNPNLLVESYIYGASPSRRQTYSWAAPFWLSGTKAATTSDRGRVILEEMTLGMQGGGMATGICVRIAARTVSMTTVCGTNNHYYALAYGQKTVSNFETTALSGVAINSMTTNGTICGFDVLKFGIFNGGGFIMDNLTSGTIPTGYPEPSSGGGYPGVQTLFNKLGTAPNGTGTYDDTQKATIDTGMGSSISLHPSGETVPF; encoded by the coding sequence ATGAAACTAAAAATCATCACAACTCTCGTCGTTATTTTTTTCGCGCTCGGGTTCTCCGTCCATTTAACGCGGCAAAACCAATCTTCCGGAATCGTGATAAAAATTCCGGACTTGGAAAAATTGGACGCAGTATTGAAAACGATGGCTACGGGAGAACCGCATTTTGTAACCTCGCAATCTTCCTGGAAAATAGTTCTCGATGGACCCGGAAAAGTCGAGGCGACTACCGCGTCCGACTGGGAGGCCGTACGGCAATCCGCGACATGGGCAAACGGAAATTCGACGATGGCGGACCAGATCATTATGGCCCTAAAAAAAACGGGGGTTTTGAACAACTCGGGGAGTTTTCAATCCACGACCAACCTGAACGGGGTTCCATTCAAAATAAAATTGCAAACCGGAGCCGCTTGCGGGACTTCCTGCCAAAATATTTCCTCTTCTGCATATACCGGTACGAAGAATTTCCTGAATCGATTTAAGATCTGGAGAGCCAGCGACGGACAGGACGCTCTAGAATTACTTTTCGATGATGTAAGTACTCCGAATACCACGAACGGTGTCTTATTGACCTACCGGATCGGAGTCCTAAACTCTACCCTTTCCGATAATCCGAATTTGTTGGTGGAAAGTTATATCTATGGAGCTTCTCCGAGTCGTAGGCAGACTTATTCTTGGGCGGCTCCGTTCTGGCTTTCGGGAACGAAGGCGGCGACTACTTCCGATAGGGGCCGAGTGATTTTGGAAGAGATGACACTCGGAATGCAAGGTGGAGGAATGGCGACCGGAATCTGCGTAAGAATCGCCGCAAGAACCGTCTCGATGACTACCGTTTGCGGAACCAATAACCATTACTACGCTCTCGCTTACGGCCAAAAGACTGTGAGTAATTTTGAGACCACAGCTCTTTCCGGTGTCGCAATCAATAGCATGACGACCAACGGTACTATCTGCGGTTTTGATGTTCTGAAATTCGGAATCTTTAACGGGGGCGGATTCATCATGGATAATCTGACTTCCGGAACGATTCCGACAGGATATCCGGAACCTTCTAGCGGCGGCGGTTACCCCGGAGTCCAGACTCTCTTTAATAAACTTGGCACGGCACCGAACGGTACCGGAACTTACGACGATACTCAAAAGGCAACGATCGATACCGGTATGGGAAGTTCGATAAGTCTTCATCCTTCCGGCGAAACGGTTCCATTTTAA